The following DNA comes from Hypomesus transpacificus isolate Combined female chromosome 5, fHypTra1, whole genome shotgun sequence.
TCTTTCCTGTAGTATTCCACCTTAAAAAGAACACAAACAGTAATGTGATTAAATCCCCCGAGCAAAGTAAATCTTTCAAAAAGATTGGTGTTTGTCTAGCTTTCTCATATCCAAAATATATCAAGTGTGAGTAGTCTTCTTATTGAAATGGCCATTCTTGTTCCAGTAAGGTCTGAATCTTTGTGTAAACACCCACTGATGGATCTGCTGTTTGTCCAACAGGAAAAATTGAGATTCTGATGATTTCGGCCAAATTCTTTGACTGATGGGGAAAGCCAAGTATGGAGCCCAAAGGGCTCCCTAAAATGAACTGACCTTGGAgtgaccccccccgccccagacAAACACCCTATCTGTAGACGCCTCAATGGCCAAGCCTTCCTCCCAGTCCTGCTGCTTTTCAGTACAGTTTCACAGTCTCTGCTGACCCCCTGACCCACCTTGAGGATGGTAAAGCCGATATGGAGGTTCTCTCCTTGACCGATCATCCTGTGGATCTTCATGTCTCTCTGCTGTAGAGAGACCAAGACCTCGTCCATATCCTTGGTCACGTCAAACACATACTGCAGCAAGAGAACAAAGTCATGTCTTCCATGAAGCACTGTGGATAGCACTGCTAACAACATGCTACCATGACGTCAAATATATACACAGTCTTAGTCAGGAGTTAAGCAGGCCTCGAATGGCAGCTCTCATGTGCAGATTAAAACCCCAGAAGTGTGGAACTGGCTGGTACCTGTGGGTTCTGCAGGAAggtatttttgttatttatgcAGCCACCACATCGATTCTTCAATGGGTCCAGGTGTTTGGTCCAGCTAGCAAAATGCACCACCTCGTTCCATGGGTTGTTGATGCCGTCCAGGGGGGTGTTGATGACGTGACACACATCTGCGAATGTGAAGTACTTACACCAGTCAGCGAACGACATCCTACCAACACACAGAAAAGTACAAATGATTAACGCCACATTTACTCACACATTAAAAAATCATTGAAGAGATGCGTCAATGGACTTTACTGTTGATTTATTACCAGCTGTGTCCTTAATTCCTCAACCAAAATTCCAAACATCCAAAAATGACAATGTTCTGTTGACACTCACCAAAACTCCCCATCATCCTGTACAGTGATGCCGAGCTTGTTTCTCTCCACACCTCCAATATTCTTCCATTCTGCTGAActaaacagagaggggggagtggagggtttGACGGGGAAGGATTCTAAAGGAGAATGGAGAAtgtgtagcctacatttcaGACGCTGAATGCCGTCCtgctcctcatcctcacctgtCGCTCCAGGCTCCGTTCCACTCGGTCTTCCCCCAGGGGTTTCTCATGCGTATCAGGGGAACAGCCTGCCCCTCTTTTTCTAAATGCACGCTCTTCATCTCAGTCACTGCGTAGGCATGACCCTTCACCAGCCCGCAAGGCATCCTCGCTTCAATTTCATGACTTGCTGCCTAGTGGAGAGACAAGCACGGAAAGCTGTCAGAGGGGCTGTTTCCCTAACTGGACGACTCAGTTCATGGTTTGGGATGACTTGAGGAGAGCTCTGAGACTCATAGAACCTCTATGGAGCTACAGATGATCCCGTCCCTGTTGTAAACTTTCTGCAGGTCCTCAAACTGTTTATCCTGCTTTTTCTGGTCTTTGTGGAAGTCCGTCTCCAGATCGATGTTTTCCGCCACGGCTCCGCTGAAGTCCACCACAGCGTCCGCCGTGTTGCCTCCGTCCAGAGACTCATAACAGCCAGACAGTCTGAGttcagagaggtcagaggtcatgtagGGATACGGGAAGGACACTCGGAACAGCTGAGATGTTTACACTGTATACCGTCACACTAACTTGGCATAGGCCTTCTCCAGAAGGGCACTCCAGAACTCGTTTCCGACGTTGGAGTAGCAGTAGATGAGTTCTCCATTGATGGTGGGCAGTCGGTCATCCACCACCACATCCATCCACTCACCAAACACCCAGAACTGGAAGTGGAAGATGCCAGCATAGCGCTCTGGGTGTTTGGGATCCCACTCCTGCTCCTTCCAGTCAGGAATCACCTGCAACACAGCAATGAGCCAGTTTCAAAGAAATTGTttagaaaaaaaattataatatcaTGGCTGACACCTGTGTTAAGGTGAATTATCTTCAGCAGGCCCACTTGTCACCGTCATCTAAGGCTCAGGCAGAATGGAGGAACATGAGAAAGACAGACTCACCTTTGGCCAGAGGTCTGGCTTCAGAGCCAAGCAGGAACAGGCCGCCACAAACCAGCAGTTACCCAGATCTCCCTGGTTCAGGTCATGGGAGCTGATGCCCTCCACAAACAGGTGAGGATCATCGCTGATCTCCTgcaaaggagaaagaggaattTCAAGAGGAAAAGATGGATTCGGTTTGattagaaaaatgtgttttgttcgtAATGCCTTGTCAGATTTTCATTAACACTAATGTAGTCAATCTTTCAACCATGGGTAAATACATTCAGTATCACCTGGACTTTTTTCAGGAATGATCAACCATTGAAACAATGGTAGCAAACTCTATTGAAAACCTCTAGGCCTTTTGGCAATGCCATTGATTGTTGAATGGAACACAGTGATTCTTCCTCATGATATCCAAGAATCCACCCATGACTCATGAAGCACAGTGTTTAGTCCAAACCTCAGGTATTCACCTTTGTAACTCTCCTAGGCTCTACATGGCCCttaaaacagaacaaacaaagGCTGAAACGTCATCCGAGCATCAGTTGACTGAGGAGCGTACACCTTAGATCTTGTTTGCACGGATGGCTTGACGCAATTGTTTAAAATTCTCTTTGTTAAATTGAATTGAAAGAACTTGGGCGCTACCAGTGAATCCCAAGAATTAGGCAGTAAGGATGAGGACAGAAAAAGGTTTGGTGTGTCTCACCCTAGGTCTCttccacacaacacaaccatgagGTGGATTCTTGTAGAACAGAGATGAATTGGTGACAGGAAACTCTGGGTCCTCAAACAGCTTCTTGTTGTCTAGGCAGTTCTTCTTTAGGTGGGAGTAATCTTGTTTTTTATAGTGAGTAGCCGGGGAGGTCATTTCTCTCTTACAGAAACCTCTTGAAACCGCAAACTGAGCTGAAAGGACGACATGAGGTTTTTAGACAGAAAGTCATACTGTATGTCAGAGTGGCTACTTATCACATTTCACACAAAAAAATTGCATACATATTTCCAGACTACATGacataaatatattttcatcCTAGAGGACAACAAACtgattggaaaaaaaaaatatatatacagacaATGTACAAGTTATATTAAAGAATATTTGAAGAAGAGAAAAGGCTTACTTCTTTCCACTCTGTCACACTGTGCCTTTTCAAGACCTTGTTATAAATTTGTgagaaattaaaaaaaaaaaaaaagtcaaagtAGAAGTAGAAATGTGGACTGTACCTGACTGGTAGCGTTGATGATCTGCTGCcttctgagagtgtgtgagaggaggaggatcttACTCTTCAATTATGTTCAGAAATGTAttatgtgtgtgattgtcttGGGGGCAAATCTATTCCTAGTATTGTAGATGTCGTCCAACAGGTTTATGAATTAGTTCCACAAATTTTGATCTGATTGTAATGTCTTTCTCTATACTTTAACAGGCGTCCAGTATAGCTTTGTCTACTCACCTGAGTAACTGAATTTTGTAAAGTCAGAGATTGTTTTAAACTCCTATCACTACCACTATCGGTATGAACAGCTTCAAAATATGTAGTTTCAGTTTGGGCAGTTAAGCCCCAGATGCAGAGGCTGTGATCCTTTAATCGAGGCATGATGCACTAAGATAAAGtctcaaacaaataaaaaatgtccTGACTAACTTCTTCAGAAAAGCTATCTCTCACAGTAACATGGGTCTGTCTCAGTCTCCACAAAACCTCAGAGGACATGCCAGGTCTCCACAGTGTGGCCTGAGGTGTTGAACAAACACCACCTCAACACACTAGACTTGACTTCTGAGACGTTCAAACATCATCCAGCAGTTCAGGTGTCCTCgtgtgccccccaccccccctcccccccgaaaCAACATATAGCTTCACTTGTCACTCCTCATAGCCAGTGTTCGAATTACGGGGGTGTTTTGGGGGGGTCTGAGGgtttgagggtgggggtggggggggtggggggggggggggggggagtgaagctcgcgAAAGCTTGCCCCTggcaccaaatctcacgccaagggtTTGGAAAAAGTTGCCAGCCctgaaaacaacaggtcggggtaTAATATATTTACCATATTCATTCAATACCAGGTTGGCGATACGCAGAAATGTTGACTTTATGGCAGGGaatatcacacaaacacagcgcGCGAGGGTGAggttcatcagaatcagaaggagcTTTAATCGCCATGTGAGTTCACACAAACAGGGAATTTACTgcggcaggaaggtgcatacaataaacacataCGGATCTTAACTATAAAAATATAAGATAATTTCATCCAAGTAGCTCCTCCAGGTACAGGTCACTGTGACCAACAGCTCAAGACACAGCTTGCACATGTCTATGACCCAATCAGTCAGGCCTGGTATTGACCATCGCAGGATTCGCAGCATCCTCCCTCAGCATTCATGCCTGTTAGCCAAGGACTCAGCAGCAAATGAAGCCATAAAGAACTGCAGCCACTAGGGggcgcaggtacacacacactcttggaaCTTGAATTGTAATTCAACAGCAACACAGTCTCCTTCACATGGACACTTTTAACTTTAATGTCATATTAAGGAAGTATAAATCACGTTTTTACATCTGTGTAACCTTGCTAAAATAACACATTTAGTGCTGTAACATTCATACATGTGCTGTGAATAACACACATTATTACCATCATAGGATTATTGTTGATTATCTATCTATTTAATAGTGCTTGGAGATAAGGATAACTGTTATGGTAATAAGGACATTTTATTGCATATTGGACATTCAAAAAGTGATGACTGTGAGGAATTTGAAACAATGTCCTTCTAACACATCAGGTTTTTTCACATATCCCAGGAGTGTACACATCATTCAAAACATTGTTGTATTTGATCAGATATAAAAAAAAGCTAAAATGATAGCCATGCACAGTATACAATGTAATCCAGATAGCATGAAGGTGCATCGTTGGTCGCCAGTAACAGTAGTCTTTGTGGTTTTATGTTGTTTTCGGTGGTCAGGCTGGTAGATTTCCATATTGTAGTGATGACCTACTGTCTATATAATGTTGTTGTTAATGTTGATAAATGTTTCAAGAGCTGTGCAAGTGACTTCCTGGTCACCTGACCACAGTGGGAGGTCACAGATCAGTGAGCTTGGTGGAGGTGGCTATACGCAGGCTGATGGAGCCAGGCATCTCGTCTGCCATCTTCCGGCCCCTTTTCCTCAACTGGATCTTCTGGGGTGCGGTGGAGTCGGTGACCGAGCCTGTCAGAACCACCTGGCCCATGAACTGGTCCTGCAGAGCATTGCTGTTCCACACCTGGACAGGGAGGGACATGAGCAGGCGACAGTGTGATGACAGCTGCCGTAGACTCTACTTTTTGACTGAGTTTTGAACCAACGCTGAAATGCGGCATCTCACCTCCACAGTGACTGGCTTCCTGGGGGTCTTCCTGTAGAAGATGGCGCTGGTCTTGAACTTGGGCTCCAGGGTGTCCTTCTGAACTGTAGACTGCACTGACGAGCCCTCACAGGAGATGACCAGATAGGGGTCTGCACCTGTAGTGTACAAGGTGTCGCATGGCCATGGAAGCAAATAGATAGACTTCTGTGACACAAGGGCACTGGCAAGTTAAACATCACATAGATAATTTATCCGTGGTTGACCATTATGTTTAGTTTGTTAGAAAAGTAGTTTAGTGTGTTGGATAACTGATAACAAAAATTCTGATGAACAGACAGTCTGTCAGTGTTTCGGTCAGTCTCCTACCTCCTGTGCTGTCCTGGTTCTCCAGCCCCTCAGCTTTGTGGATGTAGACATGGGACACAGCCTGAGGGTAGCCCAGGAACGGACTCCAGCACTTCACCTTTGGCTTGTCCTCCGTCAGCTCTCTGTGAGGgacagggtgagagggggtgaggaggcatgggtgagggggtgaggaggtgagagggggtgaagaggtgagagggggtgaggaggtgagagggggtgagagggggtgaagaggtgagagggggcgaggaggtgagagggggtgagagggggtgaagaggtgagagggggcgaggaggtgagagggggtgagagggggtgaagaggtgagagggggcgaggaggtgagagggggtgagagggggtgaagaggtgagagggggcgaggaggtgagagggggtgagagggggtgaagaggtgagagggggcgaggaggtgagagggggtgagagggggtgaagaggtgagagggggcgaggaggtgagagggggtgagagggggtgaagaggtgagagggggtgagagggggtgaagaggtgagagggggcgaggaggtgagagggggtgagagggggtgaagaggtgagagggggtgaagaggtgagagggggtgagagggggtaaagaggtgagagggggtgagagggggtgaagaggtgagagggggtgagagggggtgaagaggtgagagggggtgagagggggtgagggggtgagagggttgtGGTGGGGGGGTAAGATGGCCAGGGTGGGGAAGTGAGGCGATGGGGATAGGCGTGAAAGAGGGACGAAACAAGTACAAAGAGGGAGGGTAAAGTCAGAGGCCCACAACACACATGCATCACTGCTCGAACAATGGAAAGATGAGTGGAGTTGGCGGTAAAACACACAGCTGTCCCCCCCCTCAGCTCTGGTACCTGCATCCGGAATCTGTGTCGGTGAAAACACGCAGCATGTACTCTCCCAGTGTCTCTGGCTTGAAGGTGGTGGGGATGATGATGTAACGACCCTTGGGCAGCATGCACCTCCTGAACACGGTACGAGCGTTGATAAATGCTGACGTGTCCACGATCTGCTGGGTTATGATGTCATGCATGCGGTACTTCCTGTTGAGTTCCACCTATAAATCAAACAAAGTTGTTTGGAACATTAAATCATGCTTGAGCAATGTACCATGTCCTTGACAATTACTTTGGAGTATATGGTGTTTGTTCAGCTTGCTGACGTCAAATTTTAATCAAATTATTTGTGTTCTTGTTGAAATGATTATTCTTGTCCCTGAAGTGAACTGTAAGGTCCTTTGAGTAAAGACCCACTGACTGATCTGTTGTTTGTCCAACAGGAGAAAAGTGAGATTCCGATGATGTGGCCAAATTATTTGACTGAGGGGTAAAGCCAAGTATGGAGCCCAAAggacgccccccccccgccccagacAAACACCCTGTCTGTAGACGCCTCGCTGGCCAAGCCTTCCTCCCAGTCCTGCTGCTGTTCAGTACAGTTTCACAGTCTCTGCTGACCCCCTGACCCACCTGGAATAAGGCAAAGCCGATGGTGAGGTTCTCTCCTTGGCCGATCATCCTGTGGATCTTCATGTCTCTCTGCTGCAGGGAGATCAAGACCTCGTCCATCTCCTTGGTCACGTCAAACACATACTGCAGCAAGAGAACAAAGTCATGTCTACCATGAAGCACTGTGGACAGCACTGCTAACAACATGCTACCATGACgtcacatatacagtgccctccaaaagtattggaacagtgaggcgaattcctttatttttgctgtagactgaaaacatttgggcttgacatcaaataatgaacgtgagaccagagatcaacgtttcagcttttatttccaggtatttacatcaggatctgatgcacaactaagaaaatatcacattttgtttgaatccacccatttgtcatgtgatcaaaagtattggaacagatatacttaaaacatatttaagtgaataagacttaatatttagttgcaaatcctttgctttcaat
Coding sequences within:
- the LOC124467902 gene encoding calpain-5-like isoform X2, with the translated sequence MTSPATHYKKQDYSHLKKNCLDNKKLFEDPEFPVTNSSLFYKNPPHGCVVWKRPREISDDPHLFVEGISSHDLNQGDLGNCWFVAACSCLALKPDLWPKVIPDWKEQEWDPKHPERYAGIFHFQFWVFGEWMDVVVDDRLPTINGELIYCYSNVGNEFWSALLEKAYAKLSGCYESLDGGNTADAVVDFSGAVAENIDLETDFHKDQKKQDKQFEDLQKVYNRDGIICSSIEAASHEIEARMPCGLVKGHAYAVTEMKSVHLEKEGQAVPLIRMRNPWGKTEWNGAWSDSSAEWKNIGGVERNKLGITVQDDGEFWMSFADWCKYFTFADVCHVINTPLDGINNPWNEVVHFASWTKHLDPLKNRCGGCINNKNTFLQNPQYVFDVTKDMDEVLVSLQQRDMKIHRMIGQGENLHIGFTILKVEYYRKDRLLYHFTPKENMHMSEFFEDRTVCRRWMLPKGRYIIIPSTFEPEKLGDFMLRVFTHTESGCRELLEPVVRK
- the LOC124467902 gene encoding calpain-5-like isoform X1, with protein sequence MTSPATHYKKQDYSHLKKNCLDNKKLFEDPEFPVTNSSLFYKNPPHGCVVWKRPRGHVEPRRVTKEISDDPHLFVEGISSHDLNQGDLGNCWFVAACSCLALKPDLWPKVIPDWKEQEWDPKHPERYAGIFHFQFWVFGEWMDVVVDDRLPTINGELIYCYSNVGNEFWSALLEKAYAKLSGCYESLDGGNTADAVVDFSGAVAENIDLETDFHKDQKKQDKQFEDLQKVYNRDGIICSSIEAASHEIEARMPCGLVKGHAYAVTEMKSVHLEKEGQAVPLIRMRNPWGKTEWNGAWSDSSAEWKNIGGVERNKLGITVQDDGEFWMSFADWCKYFTFADVCHVINTPLDGINNPWNEVVHFASWTKHLDPLKNRCGGCINNKNTFLQNPQYVFDVTKDMDEVLVSLQQRDMKIHRMIGQGENLHIGFTILKVEYYRKDRLLYHFTPKENMHMSEFFEDRTVCRRWMLPKGRYIIIPSTFEPEKLGDFMLRVFTHTESGCRELLEPVVRK